Proteins encoded by one window of Rutidosis leptorrhynchoides isolate AG116_Rl617_1_P2 chromosome 7, CSIRO_AGI_Rlap_v1, whole genome shotgun sequence:
- the LOC139860270 gene encoding F-box/kelch-repeat protein At3g06240-like has translation MASKFSITIPPEIIMEILHRLPAKSVCVSKDWLSLLSSPQFIKNHQNTLNRNQLIFLPKYDENRSNYGFFCTVTEIARKHRFRKGFADYFAFNGSCNGLVLLSAFDSMDFQSLVVINPTIKHCVCLPDSKIGVVENIRINNIAYGFGYDSLTDDYKVVTISFYDESPDNIPVHIYSLKTNTWKWAVDSPYDHSYIKYLPGVFVNGFLHWIVKKRCDDLPVIVAFSLADEKFSEVASPNLRNDHVNIISKDNSKLVDLGGKLGIFLKAEGAIYLMNEYGVKESWSKTILHKFNEHPMVDPMIFSDNGKVVLISNDRMLLYDIDKRSFCMCVDINPNLKALKSGARRGLVVGYSGVVGGQARAIASQGTLTLTVFDGLSLNEIE, from the exons ATGGCGTCTAAATTCAGCATCACAATTCCACCGGAGATCATCATGGAGATCCTACATCGTCTTCCGGCCAAATctgt GTGCGTTTCTAAAGATTGGCTATCTCTACTTTCATCGCCACAATTCATCAAAAACCATCAAAATACACTCAACAGAAATCAACTTATTTTCCTCCCCAAATACGACGAAAATCGTTCAAACTACGGTTTTTTCTGTACTGTGACTGAAATAGCAAGAAAGCATCGCTTCCGTAAAGGCTTCGCTGATTATTTTGCTTTCAATGGCTCCTGCAATGGCCTTGTTTTACTCTCTGCGTTTGACAGTATGGATTTTCAATCGCTCGTTGTAATTAATCCTACTATAAAACATTGCGTATGTTTACCTGACTCCAAAATTGGTGTGGTAGAAAATATAAGAATCAACAATATCGCTTATGGATTTGGTTATGATTCATTAACTGATGATTATAAGGTTGTTACTATTTCTTTCTATGATGAGTCTCCTGATAATATTCCTGTGCATATTTATAGTCTTAAGACTAATACATGGAAGTGGGCGGTTGATTCTCCTTATGATCATTCATATATAAAGTATTTACCAGGCGTGTTTGTTAACGGGTTTCTTCATTGGATTGTTAAAAAGCGTTGTGATGATTTACCAGTAATTGTTGCTTTTAGTTTAGCCGATGAGAAATTTAGTGAAGTGGCATCACCTAATTTGCGTAATGATCATGTTAATATCATTTCTAAGGATAATTCAAAACTTGTTGATCTTGGTGGAAAGCTTGGTATATTTTTAAAAGCTGAAGGTGCAATTTATTTGATGAACGAATATGGGGTAAAGGAATCATGGAGTAAGACAATACTCCATAAATTTAATGAACATCCGATGGTTGATCCAATGATTTTTTCTGACAATGGTAAAGTTGTACTCATTAGCAATGATCGAATGTTGCTATATGACATTGATAAAAGAAGTTTCTGTATGTGTGTTGATATTAATCCTAATCTGAAGGCCTTGAAG TCTGGGGCTAGGCGGGGGCTAGTCGTGGGCTATTCAGGGGTAGTCGGTGGCCAGGCAAGGGCTATTGCTAGTCAGGGAACTTTGACTTTGACTGTGTTTGACGGACTTTCACTAAATGAAATTGAATAA